GTTGCGCAACGAGATCAACCGGCGGCAGGCGCTGGAGGACGACTTGCGCGCCTTGCTGCAGACCGAACGCCAGGTCGCGCAGGACCAGCGCGATTTCGTGGCGATGGTGTCGCACGAGTTCCGCACGCCCCTGGCGGTGATCATGACCTCGGCGCAGCAGCTGGCGCGCAAGCTGGATGCGCCGCCGGAACGCAACCGCGCGCGCTGCGGCAACATCCGCGATGCCGCGCAACGGCTGCTGGCGCTAGTGGACGAGTATCTCGCCGACGACCGCATGGGCGAGGCGGCATCGGAACTGCGGCTGCGGCCGTGTGCGCTGCGCACGCTGCTGGAGGAGTTGTGCCGGGATTTTCCGCCGCAGCGCGTGGTCTGCGAGATCCTCACCGACGACGACGGCCTGCTCACCGATGCCGGGCTGTTGCGCGTGGCATTGCGCAACCTGATCGCCAACGCCGACCGCCATTGCCCCAAGGACATGGCCATCCGCGTGCGCGTGCGCAGCAGTGGCGAAGGCCTGCGGCTGGAGGTCGCCAACCCGGGCGAAGGCATTGCGCCCGCCGAACAGGCGCGGCTGTTCCAGAAGTACTACCGCGGCGAGAACGCGCAGGATGCGCCGGGCGCGGGGCTCGGCCTGTATCTGGTCCGGCGGATCGCGGAGCGGCTTGGCGGCTCGGTGCAGCTGGTCACGCAGGCGCCGGACGAATCGGTCTGCTTCGTGTTGCTGCTGCCGCGTCGTCCGGATGGACAGCGCGCGTTGCCGCGGTTGCCGCCGCCGAGCGACGGCTGATCGTGTGCGGGCGCGCATCTGGATGCGCGGTTTGCGCCAACAGCAAAAGCGATCGGGCGCGGCTGCGCCCGGTCCCGGTCGTGGAGCGCCTGGCGCGGCGCTTTGGTCGGCGAGGGCGGTGAGGAAGGCAGTGCGGTGAGGAAGGCAGCGCGGTGACCTGACGACACCGCCGCGCGGTGCCGTCAGGTGGTTCCCGGTTACTGCCGGATGATGCAGCTGTCCGCGGAGGCGTCGGACGCCCCCGGGCTGCAGGCGACGGCCGGGGCGCGAATGCCGCCGTCGACGATCAGGATCGAGTCGGTGGCGGCCGTCACCGTACCGCTGCTGCCGGTGCGTGCCGCGGCGGCCAGCTCCCGCGCCGTTTCGTCGGCCTGTTGCGGACTCGTCTCCGGCGTGCTGCCGGCATCGCTGGTCACGGTGGCGGCGGCGACCGAGGTGTTGATCGCCTGCACCGTCGTGGTGGGCAACTGGATGCCGCCGCCATCGCCGCTGCCGGCGACCACGTTCAACAGGCCATCGACATAGGTGATGGCGTAGTTGGACAGCCCCGCACCGGTGGCGCCGGAGGCGGTGATGGCGTAGTTGCCGACCGCCGCGCCGCTGCCGGCGCCGTCGCTGTTCAGGGCGACGCCGGAAACGGTGTCGCTGTTGAGCAGGCCGGAGACGCGGTAGCCGGTCAGGGTGGCGGTACTGCCGACGGTCTTGCTGGCGTCGCTGGCGACGATGCGCAGCGTGGCCGGATCGACGCGCAGGCTGCCATCGACGTAGGTGATGACGTAGTTGGACAGCCCTGCGCCGCTGGCGCCGGAGGCGGTGATGGCGTAGTTGCCCACCGCGGCGCCTGCAGCGGCGCCCGCACTGCCCAGAGCCACGCCGGAGACGGTGTCGCCATTGAGCAGGCCGGCGACGCTGTAGCCGCTGAGGGTGGCGGTGCCGCCGTAGGTCTTGCTGGCGTCGGTGGCGACGATGCGCAGGGTGGCCGGATCGACACGCAGGCTGCCGTCGACGTAGGTGATGACGTAGTTGGACAGCCCTGCGCCGGTGGCGCCGGAGGCGGTGATGGCGTAGTTGCCCACCGCGGCACCGGCGCCGGCGCCCGCACTGCCCAGCGCTACGCCGGAGACGGTGTCGCCATTGAGCAGGCCGGCGACGCTGTAGCCGCTGAGGGTGGCGGCGCCGCCGTAGGTCTTGCTGGCGTCGCTGGCGACGATGCGCAGGGTGGCCGGATCGACGCGCAGGCTGCCGTCGACATAGGTGATGACGTAGTTGGACAGCCCTGCGCCGGTGGCGCCGGAGGCGGTAATGGCGTAGTTGCCCACCGCGGCGCCGCTGCCCGCGCCCGCGCTGCTCAGCGCGACGCCGGACACCGTGTCGTTGCCGAACAGGCCCGCGACGCTGTAGCCGCTGAGGTTGGCGGTGTTGCCGTAGGTCTTGGAGCCCGAGGTCGCCGTTACCGTCAGCGTCGCCGGGGTGATGGCGATGCCGCCGGAGACCACGTAGCTGATGTCGTAGCCCTGCTGCACGGACGCCAGGCCACCGATCTGCAGCGTGCCGTTGCCGGTGGTGTAGCTGCCGACGCCATTGTCTGCGGTCGCGTAGCGCAGCGACGATCCGAACAGCAGGCTGGGGTCGAAGGCGCTGCCGACCGTGTAGGACGCGAGCGTGCCGCTGACGCCGTTGCCGTCGTAGGTCTTGTCGAGGCCGGAGACGCTGCCGCTGATCGTCAGCGGGGTCAGGAAGCTGCGCAGCAGCGGCGTGCCCATGTGTTCGTACAGGCGCCAGGTCAGGCCGGTACCGCCGCGGTCGTCGATCGCCCAGCCGGCATCGGTGAAGGTGGAGAGCGTGTTCAGCGCGCTCCACGACCTGCCGCCGCTGATCGCGTCGATGGTGCCGACGCTGTTGCCTGCCGTGTTCAGACCCACGTTACGCGGATTGCCGCCGATGTCGGTGGCGAAGAAACTGGCGACGATGCTGCCGTTGGAATTGGAGCCGACCAGGCCACCGACCGCGCCAGTGCCGGAAACGTTGCCGGTGGCGTAGGAGTTGCGCACGGTGTTGTTGTAGTTGACGCCGACCAGTCCGCCGACATACGCCGTGCCGGTGGCATCGCCGCTGGCATAGGTGTTGGCGATGGTGCCGTTGTCGTTGTAGCCGGCCAGCCCGGCGACATACATGCTGCCGGAGACGTTGCCGGTGGCGTAGGCATTGCCGATGCTGCCGCCGTCGTTGTAGCCCATCAGCCCGCCGAGGTAGTTGCTGCCGTACACGGCGCCGGTGGCATAGGACGCGCCGACGTTGCCTCTGTCGCTGTAGCCGACCAGGCCGCCGACGAAGCTGCCGCCGGACACGGTGCCGGTGGCATGGGTCGAGGCGAGGCTGCCGTGGTCCAGGGTCCCGACCAGGCCGCCGATCTCGGACGAGGTGCCGATCACCCCGCCGGTCGCATAGGCCGTGTCGATCGCGGCGGAACTGCGTCCGACCAGGCCGCCGATGCTCTGGGTTCCCGATACGTTGCCGCTGGCATACGCGTTCTGGATGCTGCCGGCGCCGGCCATGCCGACCAGGCCGCCAGCGCTCGAGGTGGTCGCGGTGACATTGCCGGTGGCGTGGACGTTCTGCAGGGTGCTCTGGATGGCATTGCCGATCAGTCCGCCGACGTTGTTGCCAGTGGTCGTGCTGGTGCTGCTGACGTTGCCGGTGGCGAAGGCGTTGGTATAGCTGCCCTGGTAGTCGTTGCCGACCAGGCCGCCGACGCTGCTGCCGCCGGAGACCGTGCTCGACGAGGACGAGGCGCCGATCGTGCCGTTGGCGTTGCTGCCGACCAGTCCGCCGACATAGTTGCCGCTGTAGGCGCCGCCGCTGCCGACCACGCTGCCGCTGGTCTGCACGCCGGCGATCGTCCCGGCGTTGTTGTAGCCGGCCAGGCCGCCGATGAAGTTGCCGGTGCCGCTCATGCTGCCGTTGACGCGGATGCCGCTGAGGGTGCCGGCATTGAAGCCGGCGATGCCGCCCACGTAGGCGGTACCGGTGACAGTGGCGCCGGTCAGGGCGAGATTGCCGATCTGGCTGGCGGCGCCGGTATTGCCGAACAGGCCGACGTAGGACGCGCCGCTGCGGGCGATGGTGAGCCCGGAGATCGTGCGGTTCGCGCCGTTGAGGCTGCCGGTGAAGGCGTTGCTGCTGTCGCCGACCGGGCTGAAGCCGGCGCTGCTCCACATGCCGCTGGCGTTGCTGCCGGCGGTCTGGCTGGCATCGATGTCGGCGGACAGGCTGTAGCTGGCCGCCATGTTGTACGCCATCAGCTGCAACTGGTGTGCGTTGCCGATGGTGGTGCTGTATTCGCTCGCCAGGAACGGGCGCGTCTGCCCCTCGATCATGATCCAGGCCGGGCTGCCGACGCCATCGCTGGCGACGTAGACGTTGCTGGTACCGGCGAGCAGCGTCCAGGTGCCGAGATTGCCGTAGGTGGTGTGGCTGTAACGGTTGCCGCTGCCGAAGCTGGTCAGGTTGGTGGCGCTGCCGCCGCCGCCGCTGCTGATGGCATTGGCCTGGCCGGTACTGCCGACGTCCCACGACGCATTGGTGACGCTGCCCGCATTGGAGCCGATCAACCCACCGACATTGTTGGTGCCGCTGACCGCGCCAGTGGCGTAGCTGTTGCTGACGCTGGCGGAGGTGACGGCTGCGCTGCCTGGATTGTTGACGCCCACCAGTCCGCCGACCGAGGTCGGTGCGGTGACGCTGCCGGTGGCGTAGGTATTGGCGATGGTGCTCTGGTAGTTCATGCCGACCAGCCCGCCGACCATGGAGCTGGTGCCGATGACGCTGCCGCTGGCATAGCTGTTCTTGATCGTGCCGGCGTTCTGGTTGGTTCCGACCAGCCCGCCGACATAATTGGTGCCGCTCACGTTGCTGGTGGAATACGTGTTGGTGAGGCTGCCGCCGTCGTTGTAGCCGACCAGGCCGCCGGTGTTGGAGGAACTGCCGGTCACGCTGCCGGTGCTGTGGGTGTTGCGGATCGTGCCGCTGACGTTGTTGCCTGCCACGCCGCCGACGGCGCTTTGCCCGTTGACGCTGCCGGCGAACGCGCTGCCGTCGATCAAGCCCAGATTGTAGCCGGCCAATCCGCCGACGCCGCCGGAGCTTCCGGTCACGCTGCCATCGACGGTGACGTTCTTAATCGCGCCCTGGCCGTAGCCGACCAGGCCGCCGACGTAGTAGCCGCCGGAGATGGAGACATTGCCCAGGTGCAGGTCGCGGATGACGCTGTTGCTGCTGGTGGTGCCGAACAGGCCGACGTAGCCGCTGGCGCCGGAGATGGTCAGGTTGTTGATGCTGTGGCCCAGGCCGGCCAGCTTGCTCTGGAAGGAGGAGACCAGGGCGCTGCTGCGGGTGACGCCGGCCAGGTCGATGTCCTGGGCCAGCGCGTAGGCGCCGGGGCTGTTGAAGTAGGTGGCCGCGTCGGCCAGCGAGTGGATCAGCGTGTACGCCTGGCCGTTGATGGCCAGGCTGGCGTGCGCGCCGCCGAGCGAGACCGGGGTGTTGACGTAGTAGTCGCCGGAGCCGCCGACGGTGCCGTTGTCGGTATAGCCGCCGTAGTTCAGCACCAGGCCGGCGTTGGCGCCGGTCGCGGTGATGGGCGCATTGAGATAGATGCTGTGGTACGCGTCCAGGGTCAGCGTGGAGTTGCCGTTCCAGCCGATCGCCGCATTGACGTTGATGTCGCCGGCGCCGCTGCTCACGTTGCCCGGACCGCTGGCGTTGGTGATGGAGGCGATCAGGGTGACGTTGGTGCCGCCGTTCAACGCGCCGCTGATGGTGCTGGCCGCCGCGCTGTCCACGGTCAGGTCTTCCGGGTCGACCAGCCAGGTGCCGGCGCTGCCGGGGCCGGCGCCCTTGGCGCCGACGGCGATACCGGAGAAGTCGACGGTGTGGCCGCTGGTTTCGAGCAGGCCGCCGTTGCCGCTGCCGGCCGCGTCGGCATGCAGCGCGCCGTGCACCGCGGTGTGGCCGTCGGACCAGACCACGATCGAGCCGCCGTTGCCCTGGCCGGTCGCGCTGGCGTCGAGCATCGCACCGCTGGCGACGGTGGCCGCGCTGGCATGTTGCAACTGTTCGCCGCCCTGGTAGCCGCCGCCGATGCGGATACTGCCGCCGGCGCCGGTGCCGCTGGCATCGATGCGGCCAGCGACGTTTACCGCGCCATCGGCCAGCAGCTGCACGCTGCCGCCCTGCGTACCGGAGACATCGATGCGACCGCTGCTGGCCACGTCGCCGCCGCTGCCGACCAGACGCACGCTGCCGCCGGACGTGTCGATGCCGGTGGCTTCGAGCGTGCCGGTATTGTTGACCAGCAGCTGCGACAACCCGGTGCTGCCGGCCTGCAGCAGGATCTGCCCGCCGTTGGCGCGCAGGGTGCCGCTGTTCTCCACCGCCGCCGCGGCGCCGTCCACCGACTGGCTGGCGGCCGCGACCATCTGCATGCCGATCGCGCCGGCCGCGTCCATGGTCACCTTGACCTGGTCGGCCGAGAGCAGGCGAATGGCGCCGCCGTCGGCGGTGATGCTGCCGCGGTTGGCGACATGGTTGCCGACCAGGTTCACCGAGCCGCCGTTGCCGGCGTTGATGCTGCCCTGGTTGACCACGCTGGCGGCGCCATGGTCGCCGCGCGCGAGCAGGTAGCCGTGGTCATCGTCGCCGGCCAGGCCCAGCGAACTGGCGACCAGGCCGCCGACGTTCACCTGCGCGTGGTTGCCGAACAGGATGCCGGCGGAGTTGATCAGGAACACGTTGCCGTTGGCGCGCAGGCTGCCGTCGATGACGCTGACGCCGCGGCTGGCATCGATCAGGTTGAGCGCCACCGCCGAACTGGAGGGCTGCAGGAACACCACGCTGGCGTCCTTGCCGACGTTGAAGCTGTTCCAGTTCAGCACCGCCTTGGCGGCGTTCTGGTCGATCTGCAGCGTGCCGCCGTTCTGCGACACGGTGGCGCCGGTGGCGCTGGACAGCGACGGCACGCCGCTGGCGTAGGCCGGTGCAGCCAGTGCACAGGCCAGGGCGAAGGGCAGCAGTGGCGCGGCCAGGCGGGCGGCGCCGCTCGCGCCGGTGGCGCCAGCATGGCCGGTGGCGACTTCGGAGGCGACCTGGAGCACGCCGAGGTGGCGATTGAAGACGAGGCGGTAGATGCGGTTCATGGGGATCCCCAGGTCAGAAGGTCAGGCCGAAGCGGGCCCAGTAGCGCACATCCTTGCCGTCGCCCGGCTTGGTGGTGCCGGTGGGCTTGGCCGCGGCCAGATCGAACGAGAGCCCGTGCCAGTCGGGCAGCCGGAAGCTGAGGCCGACGCCGGCTCCCTCGAAGGTGGTGACGCTGTCGTAGACCGCGCGGTTGGCGCCGTTCGGGTAGACCCGGCCGTAGTCGTAGAACACGCTGGCGGTCAGCAACTGGCCCCAGGCGCGGCCGCCGAACGGCGAGGCGGCGCTGGCGAAGCCCGGTGCGTCCACCTGGTACTCCAGGCCGGAGTCGAAGCCGCGGTCGCCGAGCGCGGCGCCGAGCGGGAAGGCGCGCACGCTGGTCGGTCCGCCCAGCGAGAACTGTTCCAGCGGGGTCAGGGTGTCGTCGCTGTACTGGCCGTTGACGCGCAGCTGCAGACGCTGCGTGGCGGTCAGCCCCTGCAGCCGGGTGTAGCTCAGGCGCGCGACGGTGAAGTGGCGGTCGTGGCGGGC
This genomic stretch from Xanthomonas sacchari harbors:
- a CDS encoding MBG domain-containing protein yields the protein MNRIYRLVFNRHLGVLQVASEVATGHAGATGASGAARLAAPLLPFALACALAAPAYASGVPSLSSATGATVSQNGGTLQIDQNAAKAVLNWNSFNVGKDASVVFLQPSSSAVALNLIDASRGVSVIDGSLRANGNVFLINSAGILFGNHAQVNVGGLVASSLGLAGDDDHGYLLARGDHGAASVVNQGSINAGNGGSVNLVGNHVANRGSITADGGAIRLLSADQVKVTMDAAGAIGMQMVAAASQSVDGAAAAVENSGTLRANGGQILLQAGSTGLSQLLVNNTGTLEATGIDTSGGSVRLVGSGGDVASSGRIDVSGTQGGSVQLLADGAVNVAGRIDASGTGAGGSIRIGGGYQGGEQLQHASAATVASGAMLDASATGQGNGGSIVVWSDGHTAVHGALHADAAGSGNGGLLETSGHTVDFSGIAVGAKGAGPGSAGTWLVDPEDLTVDSAAASTISGALNGGTNVTLIASITNASGPGNVSSGAGDINVNAAIGWNGNSTLTLDAYHSIYLNAPITATGANAGLVLNYGGYTDNGTVGGSGDYYVNTPVSLGGAHASLAINGQAYTLIHSLADAATYFNSPGAYALAQDIDLAGVTRSSALVSSFQSKLAGLGHSINNLTISGASGYVGLFGTTSSNSVIRDLHLGNVSISGGYYVGGLVGYGQGAIKNVTVDGSVTGSSGGVGGLAGYNLGLIDGSAFAGSVNGQSAVGGVAGNNVSGTIRNTHSTGSVTGSSSNTGGLVGYNDGGSLTNTYSTSNVSGTNYVGGLVGTNQNAGTIKNSYASGSVIGTSSMVGGLVGMNYQSTIANTYATGSVTAPTSVGGLVGVNNPGSAAVTSASVSNSYATGAVSGTNNVGGLIGSNAGSVTNASWDVGSTGQANAISSGGGGSATNLTSFGSGNRYSHTTYGNLGTWTLLAGTSNVYVASDGVGSPAWIMIEGQTRPFLASEYSTTIGNAHQLQLMAYNMAASYSLSADIDASQTAGSNASGMWSSAGFSPVGDSSNAFTGSLNGANRTISGLTIARSGASYVGLFGNTGAASQIGNLALTGATVTGTAYVGGIAGFNAGTLSGIRVNGSMSGTGNFIGGLAGYNNAGTIAGVQTSGSVVGSGGAYSGNYVGGLVGSNANGTIGASSSSSTVSGGSSVGGLVGNDYQGSYTNAFATGNVSSTSTTTGNNVGGLIGNAIQSTLQNVHATGNVTATTSSAGGLVGMAGAGSIQNAYASGNVSGTQSIGGLVGRSSAAIDTAYATGGVIGTSSEIGGLVGTLDHGSLASTHATGTVSGGSFVGGLVGYSDRGNVGASYATGAVYGSNYLGGLMGYNDGGSIGNAYATGNVSGSMYVAGLAGYNDNGTIANTYASGDATGTAYVGGLVGVNYNNTVRNSYATGNVSGTGAVGGLVGSNSNGSIVASFFATDIGGNPRNVGLNTAGNSVGTIDAISGGRSWSALNTLSTFTDAGWAIDDRGGTGLTWRLYEHMGTPLLRSFLTPLTISGSVSGLDKTYDGNGVSGTLASYTVGSAFDPSLLFGSSLRYATADNGVGSYTTGNGTLQIGGLASVQQGYDISYVVSGGIAITPATLTVTATSGSKTYGNTANLSGYSVAGLFGNDTVSGVALSSAGAGSGAAVGNYAITASGATGAGLSNYVITYVDGSLRVDPATLRIVASDASKTYGGAATLSGYSVAGLLNGDTVSGVALGSAGAGAGAAVGNYAITASGATGAGLSNYVITYVDGSLRVDPATLRIVATDASKTYGGTATLSGYSVAGLLNGDTVSGVALGSAGAAAGAAVGNYAITASGASGAGLSNYVITYVDGSLRVDPATLRIVASDASKTVGSTATLTGYRVSGLLNSDTVSGVALNSDGAGSGAAVGNYAITASGATGAGLSNYAITYVDGLLNVVAGSGDGGGIQLPTTTVQAINTSVAAATVTSDAGSTPETSPQQADETARELAAAARTGSSGTVTAATDSILIVDGGIRAPAVACSPGASDASADSCIIRQ